From the genome of Chania multitudinisentens RB-25, one region includes:
- the lipA gene encoding lipoyl synthase, producing MSKPIQMERGVKYRDADKMALIPVKTVVSERQELLRKPEWMKIKLPADSTRIQGIKAAMRKNGLHSVCEEASCPNLSECFNHGTATFMILGAICTRRCPFCDVAHGRPVAPDANEPEKLAQTIADMALRYVVITSVDRDDLRDGGAQHFADCIAAIRAKSPDIKIETLVPDFRGRMDRALEILTATPPDVFNHNLENVPRIYRQVRPGANYEWSLKLLERFKQAHPNIPTKSGLMVGLGETNAEIVEVMRDLRRHGVTMLTLGQYLQPSRHHLPVQRYVSPAEFDEMKEEAMAMGFTHAACGPFVRSSYHADLQAKGLEVK from the coding sequence ATGAGTAAACCAATTCAGATGGAACGCGGCGTCAAATACCGCGATGCAGACAAAATGGCGTTGATCCCGGTAAAAACGGTGGTCAGCGAACGGCAGGAACTGTTACGCAAACCTGAGTGGATGAAGATCAAACTCCCTGCCGACTCCACCCGTATTCAGGGTATTAAAGCCGCAATGCGTAAAAACGGCCTGCATTCGGTGTGCGAAGAGGCTTCATGCCCTAACCTGTCTGAATGCTTTAACCATGGGACGGCAACCTTTATGATTTTGGGTGCCATTTGTACCCGCCGTTGCCCATTCTGCGACGTAGCCCATGGCCGCCCGGTAGCTCCCGATGCCAACGAGCCGGAAAAACTGGCGCAGACCATTGCCGATATGGCGTTGCGTTATGTCGTCATTACTTCGGTTGATCGCGACGATCTGCGCGACGGTGGCGCACAGCACTTTGCCGATTGTATCGCCGCTATTCGTGCCAAAAGTCCTGATATTAAAATCGAAACGCTGGTCCCGGATTTCCGCGGCCGGATGGATCGCGCACTGGAGATCCTGACCGCGACCCCACCCGACGTGTTCAACCATAATCTGGAAAACGTGCCGCGTATTTATCGCCAGGTGCGCCCTGGCGCCAACTACGAATGGTCATTGAAGCTGCTGGAGCGTTTTAAACAGGCGCACCCGAATATCCCAACCAAATCAGGTCTGATGGTCGGCCTGGGTGAAACCAATGCGGAGATCGTAGAAGTTATGCGCGATTTGCGTCGCCATGGTGTCACTATGCTGACGCTGGGCCAATACTTGCAGCCAAGCCGCCACCATCTGCCAGTGCAGCGCTATGTCAGCCCAGCTGAGTTTGATGAAATGAAAGAAGAAGCGATGGCGATGGGTTTCACTCATGCCGCCTGCGGCCCGTTTGTCCGCTCTTCCTACCATGCCGACCTGCAAGCAAAAGGTTTGGAAGTCAAATAG
- the ybeD gene encoding DUF493 family protein YbeD, protein MQKTKLNELLEFPCSFTYKVMGLAQPELVDQVVEVVQRHAPGDYNPQVKPSSKGNYHSVSITITATHIDQVETLYEELGNIEIVRMVL, encoded by the coding sequence ATGCAAAAAACTAAACTGAACGAACTGCTCGAATTCCCTTGTTCATTTACCTACAAGGTAATGGGCCTGGCACAACCCGAGCTGGTAGACCAGGTGGTTGAAGTGGTGCAGCGCCATGCTCCAGGGGATTACAACCCGCAGGTTAAGCCGAGCAGCAAAGGGAATTACCACTCCGTTTCCATCACGATTACCGCCACCCATATCGACCAGGTGGAAACGTTGTATGAAGAGTTGGGCAATATTGAGATTGTCCGCATGGTGCTGTAA
- the tatA gene encoding Sec-independent protein translocase subunit TatA, with translation MEGISITKLLVIAVLIVLLFGTSKLRTLGADLGAALKGFKKAVGEETPPAQSTAENQPAQQSVEKKDV, from the coding sequence ATGGAAGGTATCAGTATTACCAAACTTCTGGTGATTGCGGTATTGATCGTATTGCTGTTTGGCACAAGCAAGCTGCGTACCCTGGGGGCAGACTTAGGCGCAGCGCTGAAAGGCTTTAAAAAGGCCGTAGGTGAAGAAACGCCCCCTGCGCAAAGCACTGCCGAGAATCAGCCTGCACAGCAAAGTGTGGAGAAGAAAGACGTTTAG
- a CDS encoding diguanylate cyclase translates to MVIAPSTADTRRSGISFAKRIYLPRIVGLGIGFFCVLAALIPLHPPMPVWGLLIFNGFIWPHIAYQWSIRSEKPFATETRNLLIDALMGGVWAAMMGFNALPTVVILSMMGMNNIASGGHSLFFKGLIAQIIGATLTSALLGFPFHPQTTSQQVYLCLPMIFIYPVFLGFVTYHTAKHLAEKKQELLYISMRDGLTGLYNRRHWEHLLHNEFDSCQRYERTATLILMDIDCFKTINDTYGHAVGDEALTVLAEELLLGLRAVDIVGRYGGDEFGAILPSTTSEQASLALKRIQERLDDITFREAPGLTVKISAGIADYRPYMNNYQAWLKATDGALYQAKKNGRNRQERAPILA, encoded by the coding sequence ATGGTAATCGCTCCATCAACGGCTGATACTCGGCGCTCAGGTATCAGTTTCGCTAAACGTATTTACCTGCCGCGTATCGTCGGTCTGGGAATTGGTTTTTTTTGCGTGCTTGCTGCACTGATTCCTTTACACCCCCCGATGCCGGTATGGGGCCTGTTGATATTTAATGGTTTTATCTGGCCACATATCGCTTATCAGTGGTCCATCCGCTCTGAAAAACCTTTTGCAACCGAGACGCGTAATCTGCTGATAGATGCTTTGATGGGAGGCGTTTGGGCTGCCATGATGGGCTTCAACGCCTTGCCTACGGTAGTTATCCTCTCCATGATGGGGATGAACAATATCGCTTCGGGTGGGCATTCGTTGTTTTTCAAAGGGCTTATCGCGCAAATTATCGGCGCAACGCTGACCAGTGCACTGCTGGGTTTCCCCTTCCATCCGCAAACGACGTCGCAACAGGTGTACCTTTGTCTGCCCATGATCTTTATCTATCCGGTATTTCTTGGGTTCGTCACCTACCATACCGCCAAACACTTGGCAGAAAAAAAACAAGAACTGTTGTATATCAGTATGCGTGATGGCTTAACTGGCCTCTATAACCGCCGCCACTGGGAACACCTGCTGCACAATGAATTCGACAGTTGCCAGCGCTATGAACGTACCGCCACACTGATTCTGATGGATATTGATTGCTTTAAAACCATCAATGATACCTACGGCCATGCCGTGGGAGATGAAGCGCTGACCGTTCTTGCAGAAGAGCTGCTGCTGGGGCTGCGTGCGGTGGACATTGTTGGCCGCTATGGTGGTGATGAGTTTGGTGCCATATTGCCCAGTACCACTTCGGAGCAGGCTAGCCTGGCGTTGAAACGTATTCAGGAACGTTTGGATGACATTACTTTTCGCGAAGCTCCTGGGTTAACAGTGAAGATCAGCGCAGGAATTGCAGACTACCGGCCTTATATGAATAACTACCAAGCCTGGTTGAAAGCCACCGACGGCGCCCTGTATCAAGCGAAGAAGAATGGACGCAACCGCCAGGAACGGGCTCCGATCCTCGCCTGA
- the dacA gene encoding D-alanyl-D-alanine carboxypeptidase DacA has protein sequence MKHVTPFRLVKSLMLGTVIAISTAPVAYADDVNIKTMIPGVPQIDAESYILIDYNSGKVLAESNADARRDPASLTKMMTSYVIGQALKSGKIGQDDLVTIGQDAWATGNPVFKGSSLMFLKPGDRVPVSKLTRGINLQSGNDACVAMADYVAGSQDAFVNLMNTYVKQFGLQNTHFQTVHGLDAEGQFSSARDMALIGQALIRDVPDEYAIYKEKEFTFNNIRQMNRNGLLWDTSLNVDGIKTGHTDAAGYNLVASATEGQMRLISAVLGGRTFKGRETESKKLLTWGFRFFETVAPLKAGKEFASEPVWFGDADRVELGVDKDVYLTIPRGRMKDLKASYVLNTPEIHAPLAKNQVVGSINFQLDGKTIDQRPLVVLNEVKEGGFFSRIVDYIKLMFHHWFG, from the coding sequence ATGAAACATGTCACCCCTTTCCGCTTAGTCAAGAGCCTAATGCTCGGCACCGTCATTGCGATCAGCACAGCGCCAGTTGCCTATGCTGATGACGTTAATATCAAAACCATGATCCCGGGTGTCCCGCAGATTGACGCGGAATCCTACATCCTGATTGATTACAATTCCGGTAAAGTGCTGGCAGAATCTAACGCTGATGCCCGCCGCGATCCCGCCAGCCTGACCAAAATGATGACCAGCTATGTCATCGGCCAAGCGCTTAAGTCCGGCAAGATTGGTCAGGATGATCTAGTCACCATCGGCCAGGATGCCTGGGCAACCGGTAACCCGGTGTTTAAAGGTTCCTCGCTGATGTTTCTGAAACCCGGCGATCGCGTGCCGGTGTCTAAACTAACGCGTGGCATCAATCTACAGTCCGGCAATGATGCCTGTGTGGCCATGGCTGATTACGTGGCTGGCAGCCAGGATGCCTTCGTCAATCTGATGAACACCTACGTCAAGCAGTTCGGCCTGCAAAATACCCACTTCCAGACCGTGCATGGCCTAGATGCAGAAGGCCAGTTCAGCTCGGCGCGTGATATGGCGCTGATCGGCCAAGCGCTGATCCGTGATGTTCCAGATGAATACGCCATCTACAAAGAAAAAGAATTCACGTTCAACAATATCCGCCAGATGAACCGTAACGGCCTGCTGTGGGATACCAGCCTGAACGTTGACGGTATCAAAACCGGCCATACTGATGCCGCAGGCTACAACCTGGTGGCCTCCGCTACCGAAGGCCAAATGCGGCTGATTTCCGCCGTGTTGGGTGGCCGCACCTTCAAAGGCCGTGAAACTGAAAGTAAAAAGTTGCTGACCTGGGGTTTCCGTTTCTTCGAAACGGTCGCACCGTTGAAAGCCGGTAAAGAATTTGCCTCAGAACCCGTCTGGTTTGGCGATGCCGACCGTGTCGAACTGGGGGTAGATAAAGATGTTTATCTGACTATCCCACGCGGCCGGATGAAAGACCTGAAAGCCAGCTACGTGCTGAACACCCCGGAAATCCATGCGCCGCTGGCCAAAAACCAGGTTGTTGGCAGCATCAATTTCCAACTGGATGGCAAAACCATCGATCAACGCCCTCTGGTGGTACTGAACGAAGTGAAAGAAGGTGGTTTCTTCAGCCGCATCGTGGATTACATCAAGCTGATGTTCCACCACTGGTTTGGCTAA
- the lipB gene encoding lipoyl(octanoyl) transferase LipB produces MTRLQHNKIILRQLGLQPYEPVSQAMHNFTNHRTAITPDELWLVQHQPVFTQGQAGKAEHVLMPGDIPVVQSDRGGQVTYHGPGQQVLYVMVDLKRNNVGVRQLVTALEDTVINTLAHFKIASRARPDAPGVYVGEQKICSLGLRIRKGCSFHGLALNVAMDLTPFQQINPCGYAGMQMTQISALLPGISIEDVHPTLVQEFVHLLGYQTAELCHWNLHDYE; encoded by the coding sequence ATGACTCGTTTGCAACATAATAAGATCATTTTGCGTCAGCTGGGGTTGCAGCCCTATGAGCCTGTATCCCAAGCCATGCACAACTTCACCAATCATCGCACCGCTATTACGCCCGATGAGCTGTGGCTGGTGCAGCATCAGCCCGTGTTTACCCAAGGGCAGGCAGGCAAAGCGGAACACGTTCTCATGCCAGGAGATATCCCGGTGGTTCAGAGCGATCGCGGTGGCCAGGTAACCTACCATGGCCCTGGCCAGCAGGTGCTGTACGTGATGGTAGATCTGAAACGCAACAACGTTGGTGTACGCCAGTTGGTCACCGCGCTAGAAGATACGGTGATCAATACCCTCGCTCATTTTAAAATAGCATCGCGGGCGCGCCCGGATGCACCCGGCGTTTATGTGGGGGAACAAAAGATTTGTTCGCTGGGCTTGCGCATCCGCAAAGGCTGTTCATTTCATGGTCTGGCACTGAACGTTGCCATGGATCTGACTCCGTTTCAGCAAATCAACCCCTGCGGCTATGCCGGTATGCAGATGACCCAGATCAGCGCGCTGCTGCCTGGTATCAGCATAGAAGACGTTCATCCCACCCTGGTACAGGAATTTGTTCATTTGCTTGGCTACCAGACGGCCGAGCTTTGTCACTGGAACCTGCACGATTATGAGTAA